In the Bradyrhizobium guangzhouense genome, one interval contains:
- a CDS encoding aspartyl/asparaginyl beta-hydroxylase domain-containing protein, giving the protein MLKQLFAPQLVILYVLVASTIYVHFRGKQRLRFARQLGDHSTYLAPYNVLMYAGSAVPNKPVISVEQFPELKPLSENWETIRDEAVRLFDEGFIRAAAKNNDWGFYSFFKSGWKRFYLKWYDDFLPSANALCPKTVELLKSIPSVHGAMFAMLPPGGKLGAHRDPFAGSLRYHLGLVTPNSNKCRILVDGVECVWRDGEAFMFDETFIHSAENQTDVNRIILFCDVERPMKYGFMTAINRWVSHHIVKASATQNVDGEHVGALNKVFGKLYEIHLGSRKVKEWNRNVYYTLKYSLTALVLGLIVFSALR; this is encoded by the coding sequence ATGTTGAAACAGCTTTTTGCGCCGCAACTCGTCATTTTATATGTGCTTGTGGCATCGACGATTTACGTTCACTTCCGCGGCAAGCAACGGCTCCGCTTCGCGCGCCAGCTCGGCGATCACTCGACCTACCTCGCGCCCTACAATGTGCTGATGTATGCGGGCTCGGCGGTGCCGAACAAGCCGGTGATCTCGGTCGAGCAGTTTCCGGAACTGAAGCCACTCAGCGAAAACTGGGAAACCATCCGCGACGAGGCGGTGCGCCTGTTCGACGAGGGCTTCATTCGCGCCGCCGCAAAGAACAACGACTGGGGCTTCTACTCGTTCTTCAAGAGCGGCTGGAAGCGGTTTTACCTGAAATGGTACGACGACTTCCTGCCTTCGGCGAACGCGCTGTGTCCGAAAACGGTGGAATTGCTCAAGTCGATCCCGAGTGTGCACGGCGCGATGTTCGCCATGCTGCCGCCGGGCGGCAAGCTCGGCGCGCATCGTGATCCCTTCGCCGGCTCGCTCCGCTACCACCTCGGTCTCGTCACGCCGAACTCGAACAAGTGCCGCATCCTCGTCGACGGCGTCGAATGCGTCTGGCGCGACGGCGAAGCCTTCATGTTCGACGAAACCTTCATCCACAGCGCCGAGAACCAGACTGATGTCAACCGCATCATTCTGTTCTGCGACGTCGAGCGTCCGATGAAGTACGGCTTCATGACCGCGATCAACCGTTGGGTCAGCCATCACATCGTCAAGGCGTCGGCGACCCAGAACGTCGATGGCGAGCATGTCGGCGCGCTCAACAAGGTGTTCGGCAAGCTCTACGAGATCCATCTCGGCAGCCGCAAGGTCAAGGAGTGGAACCGCAACGTGTACTACACGCTGAAGTATTCGCTGACGGCGCTGGTCCTGGGCCTCATCGTGTTTTCGGCATTGCGCTAG